One window from the genome of Podospora pseudocomata strain CBS 415.72m chromosome 6, whole genome shotgun sequence encodes:
- a CDS encoding hypothetical protein (COG:S; EggNog:ENOG503PDE9): MQNFYIKSVVWDLIFNLESDITLDIGHEGAAFRICYNARTLEASPYALEQHRESYRILYEDDPDGGSRQAVERLRKPFEELMTQMAPNPPIELTGYLHSHLYPPWFILEARVDESGCVQPYFKAALSRQEFGRPGEYVNNDFLQPHLSPLLNSKLNKYSSHHIQVLAQTSQLVPSRVLVDGTVYFFKPWISGRVHGYHELQSYRKILTDTEASPPLLASARICRLHGLVIDDDDDVLQHYPLDSDEENHSGTRLVGLLLTCIENRGTLKDLAPWSDDCTNKDRLRWSGQIHHSVECLHNAGVIWGDAKPENVLIDMEGDAWLIDFGGSYTPGWVDEDKRETVEGDRQGVQRIDDWLTRWSRQPVTRIKRSGEGGGEGGGRRQGGSVEGGKEVGL, from the exons ATGCAAAACTTCTATATTAAATCTGTTGTCTGGGATTTGATTTTCAATTTGGAGAGCGACATCACGCTTGACATAGGCCATGAAGGTGCCGCCTTCCGTATCTGCTACAATGCACGCACCCTCGAAGCCTCACCATATGCTTTGGAACAGCATCGCGAGTCATACCGAATTCTATATGAGGATGATCCGGATGGAGGATCCCGTCAAGCGGTGGAACGACTCCGAAAACCGTTTGAAGAACTTATGACCCAGATGGCCCCAAATCCACCAATTGAGTTAACAGGGTATCTACACAGTCATCTTTACCCACCGTGGTTCATTCTCGAGGCAAGAGTAGATGAGAGCGGGTGCGTTCAGCCATATTTCAAGGCGGCCCTCTCGCGACAGGAGTTCGGACGTCCGGGTGAATATGTAAACAACGACTTCCTTCAACCGCACTTGTCTCCGCTACTTAACTCGAAGCTTAACAAATACTCATCTCATCATATACAAGTCCTAGCTCAGACATCGCAGCTAGTTCCATCTAGGGTCCTTGTCGACGGCACTGTCTACTTCTTCAAGCCTTGGATATCAGGTCGAGTACATGGATACCACGAACTGCAATCATATAGGAAGATCCTAACGGATACCGAGGCAAGCCCGCCCCTTCTCGCTAGCGCACGCATCTGTCGCCTTCACGGTCTAGTtatcgacgatgacgatgatgtccTCCAACACTATCCGCTTGATAGCGACGAGGAGAATCATTCCGGGACACGTTTGGTCGGACTACTTCTCACGTGCATCGAGAATCGAGGCACTTTAAAGGATTTAGCGCCTTGGTCGGACGACTGTACAAATAAGGATCGGCTTCGCTGGTCTGGGCAAATACACCATTCGGTCGAATGTTTGCATAACGCAGGTGTAATTTGGGGAGACGCTAAGCCCGAGAACGTCTTGATTGATATGGAGGGTGATGCCTGGCTTATTGATTTTGGCGGTAGTTATACCCCGGGCTGGGTTGACGAGGATAAGCGGGAGACTGTGGAAGGAGACCGGCAGGGTGTGCAAAGGATTGATGATTGGCTCACCAGATGGTCCCGCCAGCCGGTTACTCGTATCAAGCGGagtggtgaagggggtggggaaggagga gggaggaggcaggGAGGAAGTGTTGAGGGGGGTAAGGAGGTGGGGTTGTGA
- a CDS encoding hypothetical protein (EggNog:ENOG503PQ0G; COG:K) produces MAHQPNSHAQGQYMQQQFTLQAQLPQQNHMQQQQQHPLQQVHQSLQPHPHPQPQPLSQPPPRPNFQMSLLPPPQDRLYPDFTTLLTDVKSFARTQGYAVVIGSSLNRDSEGNYRRYNLSCAKGGKSYASHSKGIRNTRSTKTGCPMRMKAVQEKAHPYDDKWHVVVQCAEHNHEPFTGEPGVSVPAQFRKIEPDGARWLMIMHREAQLTLRQLTIGIRISFGEKYQYVKKSDVRNMLAKMKREEERKAAQLAAQQGLPSNVPYTIIPQQHQPPPPPPVSVQQMPALPEGMHVPDPDLESDDDEVENL; encoded by the coding sequence ATGGCTCACCAACCCAACTCCCACGCCCAAGGGCAATACATGCAGCAGCAATTCACCCTCCAGGCCCAACTCCCCCAGCAGAATCACatgcaacaacaacaacaacaccctctccaacaagtccaccaatcccttcaaccccacccccacccccaaccccaacccctgtctcaaccccccccccgccccaactTCCAAatgtccctcctcccacccccccaagacCGCCTCTACCCCgacttcaccaccctcctcaccgacgTCAAATCCTTCGCCCGCACCCAAGGCTACGCAGTCGTCATcggctcctccctcaaccgcGACTCAGAAGGCAACTACCGCCGCTACAACCTCTCCTGCGCCAAAGGCGGCAAGTCCTACGCCTCCCACTCCAAAGGCATCCGCAACACCCGCTCCACCAAGACCGGCTGCCCCATGCGCATGAAGGCTGTGCAGGAAAAGGCCCACCCCTACGACGACAAGTGGCACGTCGTCGTCCAGTGCGCAGAGCACAACCACGAGCCGTTCACCGGCGAACCCGGTGTGAGCGTGCCGGCGCAGTTCAGAAAGATTGAGCCGGATGGGGCGAGGTGGCTGATGATTATGCACCGGGAGGCGCAGCTGACGCTGAGGCAGCTGACGATTGGGATTAGGATTAGCTTTGGGGAGAAGTATCAGTATGTCAAGAAGAGTGATGTGAGGAATATGTTGGCGAAaatgaagagggaggaggagagaaaggCGGCGCAGCTGGCTGCGCAGCAGGGGTTGCCTAGTAATGTGCCTTATACTATTAttcctcagcagcatcagccgccgccgccgccgccggtgagTGTGCAGCAGATGCCTGCGTTGCCGGAGGGGATGCACGTACCGGATCCGGATCtggagagtgatgatgatgaggtggaaAATTTGTAG